In Desulfonispora thiosulfatigenes DSM 11270, the genomic stretch ATCACAGGTACAACCTTACCTGCTACACTTCCGATAGATTTAATACCACCAATTAAAACAAGACCTGTTGCTACTGCAATTACACTTCCTGTTATCCATGGAGAAACTCCCCATGAACTATTTACAACCTCAGCTAAAGAGTTTGCTTGTACTAAGGTTCCTGGTCCAAAACAAGCAATTAAACCAAAAAAGGCAAAAACTGCTCCTAACCAATACCACCTCTTACCTAAACCGTTTTTAATGTAATACATTGGTCCACCTGATTTAAAGCCCCACTCATTTGTCTCTCTATAAGTGATCGACAAAACAGCCTCTGCAAATTGAGTAGCTCCACCAACAGCTGCTGTAATCCACATCCAAAATATTGCTCCTGGTCCACCAAAGGTAATCGCAGTTGATACCCCGGCAATATTTCCTGTACCAATGGTAGACGCTAATGAAGTCATTAACGCTGCAAAAGGAGAAATATCCCCTTCACCTGTTGTTTTCGTATTTGTAAATAAAAGCTTTAAAGAAACGAAAAGTTTTCTAATTTGTATAACTCCAGTACCAAGAGTCAGATATAATCCTGTTCCTACTAATAAGGAAACCATTATAGGACCCCAGGCAAAGTTACTGACAGCTACAGCTATTTGAGTAAATTGATCCATGCTTATCCCCCTTTAACTATGTATAATGTCCGGCTAATTTTCACAAAACTAGCAAAAAGATAAAGTTGATTAAAAAACATATCATGATAAATTTTTTTTACTTATCGATAATAGTATATATTTAGACAAATTTCAACAATTGTGCGAAAATTCAGCGATTAAAAAATATTATCAATAGTATAAATAATATTCCATAACACATATAATCATTTGCTTATTAATTCTCCTTATGACCAATAAATTATTTTCTAACTTAAAATATTTAATCTATTATCTAGATTATCTCCATATTTCAGGGATATATGTAAGGTTTCTGTAAATAATTGAGCATTTAAATTAAGAAAAGATACTTGTTCTAATCTACTTTATTAAGCGATATATATAATAAATAAAAAGATTTTACTAAAACAAATAGGATGGTACATATGTTTAATTTTAGGTATATGCGTTATCGACACCTTAATTATAAAAGATTTTTTATCTATATTTTAATTTTGCTCAGTCTTATTTTTATACTAAAAGGGTGTTTTTCATCTAAGGAAAAAATAGAGCCATCACCTACACCCACGCCTTCAGTTCAGGAAGGTATGGATCAGTATAAGAACGTAGCTGTTTATTATAATGGGACAGAGTATACAACATCTCATGGCAAGCATTATAGTGCAGATGGCTATTATTATGGACTTAAATGGCAATGTGTAGAGTATGTGAAGCGTTTTTATTACGAAGCTAAAAAACATCCCTTACCTAATTTATTTGGTAATGCTAAGGACTTTTATGATCCCAATTTAGCTCATGGTGAATTTAATGCTGATAGAGGATTAGTGCAATATAAAAATGGAGGAAATATTGCTCCTATGCCAGATGATATCCTCGTTTTCACGCATGCAACCTATGGTCATGTTGCTATTATTACGGAAGTTGGATCAGATTATATCGAAATTATTCAACAAAATGTCGGTAATAAAACCAGAGAAAAATTTAAGTTAACAGTAAAAGGTAATAGTTATATTATAGAAGCTAAAAATCCTCCTACCGTCTGGCTCCGCAAAATCTAATATTAATTTACATAAAAAAGGCTCTCCTTAAGTAGCAGGAACCATTTCCTAGCTATAAAGGAGAGTCTTTTATAAGTTTTTCTCTATGGCAAAAGTTTATATTCATTATGTAAATTCTTTATTTTTTGATGTACATCACTTGCCTGCATAATCTCAGACATCAGAGCTGCACCTGTTGCCCCCGCCTTAAATACTTGGCTTAAATTATGAATATTTATCCCACCTAAGGCTATGACAGGAACTTGTACACGGGAAGTTATTTTTTCTAACCATTTAATTCCTCTAGGAGCTAAACCCTTTTTACAATCTGTCGGAAAAATATGACTTGCTAAAAGATAGCTTGCCCCATTTTTACTGGCTGTTAAGGCTTCTTCTAAACTATGTACTGATACTCCTATTATCCCGGTAAAATCCGT encodes the following:
- a CDS encoding thiamine phosphate synthase — encoded protein: MIYFITNRKLVSPERFLPIIEEAVKAGVGSIILREKDLNSFDLLQLAIKVKAITKGTNTSLIINENLKVAREIKATGIQISFTDFMNDRTDFTGIIGVSVHSLEEALTASKNGASYLLASHIFPTDCKKGLAPRGIKWLEKITSRVQVPVIALGGINIHNLSQVFKAGATGAALMSEIMQASDVHQKIKNLHNEYKLLP
- a CDS encoding CHAP domain-containing protein; amino-acid sequence: MDQYKNVAVYYNGTEYTTSHGKHYSADGYYYGLKWQCVEYVKRFYYEAKKHPLPNLFGNAKDFYDPNLAHGEFNADRGLVQYKNGGNIAPMPDDILVFTHATYGHVAIITEVGSDYIEIIQQNVGNKTREKFKLTVKGNSYIIEAKNPPTVWLRKI